A portion of the Adhaeribacter radiodurans genome contains these proteins:
- a CDS encoding chemotaxis protein CheB, which produces MEIESTSNSLLSESLYQPRELVSRARTTDFFVVAIGASAGGLDAINEFFDHLPSNTEAAFVIIQHLSPTHKSLMPELLTKHTTMPISEAREGLMLQPNSIYLIPNKNTLTIQQGKLRLAEKNQNPVPNLAIDTFLHSLATDKGSKSVAVILSGTGSDGTRGLEAIKSAGGIVVVQDPVTAHFDGMPNSAIATGLADAVLAPPQMATYLINYFENNSNLPGTLTDDTSLKSNSVLEAILEYAKDSCGLDFTSYKRPTLSRRVAKRMQEINFDSYDKYLAYLKETPSEIQHLCGDFLINVTRFFRDERAFALLEEKVIPELIRTKNKDEGIKIWVAGCSTGEEPYSLAMLVDTYLTKHKIYLPVKIFATDVDKEVIQIASRGIYPESITQVLPPPMLAKYFVRRSNDYIVCEPIRKMIIFAHHDVGKDAPFSKVDLISCRNMLIYMDGSLQHKVLQAFHFALNIGGFLFLGPSENLGALKHYFAEISRKWKIFKNLEASRKTLPQNIMVRQLQVDSRIPEPSKNKRNKQSIQQHIGDIFNSTLVEEYNYAGICIDENYRLLHAIGDYKKYLDLPDWQLQFSLTKMVPEDLAVTLGASIRKVAKTNQKAILRNVKLTRNGSSQIINIVIKPFLGGEYNERFLFVLFSEAILPKNQKARTQHISASNHHEQIIALEQELNETKENLYSTFEELEVSNEELQSNNEELLSANEELQSTNEELQSLNEELHTVNTEHQQKIKELIELNEDLDNYFRNADIGQMFVDQQLTIRKFTPAIINQINLIPSDIGRPLAHFSNNLLYNHFIEDIQTVIDTGNRIEKEIQIRNGSYYLMRLAPYLKQTNKLDGVVITFVDVTLLKNLNNTLQGILNSSINGIAALKAIRSSDNQIIDFEWSMANEAFGRLLKKDPMQFPGKSLLTEMPGMKKSRLFNRFVQVVNTGELLNFEHYYEYDELESWFHTVATKVEDGLTVTFADITEKKIAEQKLLSAYQELQSAEENLKKLNNQLEERIGARTRELSASEERFRLISLATNDVIWDWTMMNNKVWWNEGFKTMFDYTSEQIEPGVESWFDRIHPEDKDRIISSLNDAINSSQEQWSAEYRFRKADDSYAYVFNRAFIILNENRIPYRMLGSLIDLTNLKLAQEELRKTNVNLLRINNDLDNFVYTASHDLKSPISNIEGLLYHLELELENADDHILEILSHIKKSVDRFKATIKDLAEITKAEKLDADDVAEVNIEDLVEDIKLSINNLIEESDAVIEINCQECPTIKFSKTNLRSILYNLISNSIKYRDPDRPLLIRIATEKTKDHAILTVKDNGLGIEEAQQSKLFGMFKRFHNHVEGSGVGLYIVNKIVKNADGKIEVFSKPNQGTTFKILLKSELDS; this is translated from the coding sequence ATGGAAATAGAATCAACAAGCAACAGCTTACTTTCCGAATCGCTATACCAACCACGCGAGTTAGTTTCCCGAGCCCGGACAACCGATTTTTTTGTAGTAGCCATTGGTGCTTCTGCCGGTGGATTAGATGCTATCAACGAATTTTTCGACCATTTACCCTCTAATACCGAAGCTGCATTTGTTATAATTCAACACCTTTCGCCTACGCATAAAAGCTTAATGCCCGAATTGCTGACGAAGCATACTACTATGCCTATTTCGGAGGCGCGCGAAGGTTTAATGCTGCAGCCTAATTCCATTTACCTAATTCCGAATAAAAATACCCTTACCATACAGCAAGGCAAACTGAGGTTAGCCGAAAAAAATCAAAACCCGGTACCTAACCTGGCTATTGATACTTTTCTGCATTCTTTGGCTACCGATAAGGGCAGCAAAAGTGTAGCTGTAATTTTATCTGGAACCGGCAGCGATGGTACCCGTGGTTTAGAGGCTATAAAGTCGGCGGGTGGAATAGTAGTGGTACAGGACCCCGTTACGGCTCACTTTGATGGTATGCCCAATAGTGCTATTGCTACCGGATTAGCAGATGCCGTGTTGGCTCCTCCTCAAATGGCAACTTATCTTATAAATTACTTTGAAAATAATTCCAATTTACCAGGTACCCTTACTGATGATACTTCTTTAAAAAGTAATTCCGTACTGGAAGCAATTCTGGAATATGCCAAAGATTCCTGTGGCCTCGATTTCACCTCGTATAAACGGCCTACTCTGTCCCGCAGGGTTGCGAAAAGAATGCAGGAAATTAACTTCGATTCGTACGATAAGTATCTGGCCTATTTAAAAGAAACGCCCTCGGAAATACAACATTTATGCGGAGATTTCTTAATTAATGTTACGCGTTTTTTTCGCGACGAACGTGCTTTTGCCCTACTTGAAGAAAAAGTAATCCCAGAATTAATACGGACTAAAAATAAGGACGAAGGAATTAAAATATGGGTGGCAGGTTGCAGCACCGGCGAAGAACCGTATTCGCTGGCCATGTTGGTCGATACTTACTTAACCAAGCATAAAATTTACTTACCGGTAAAAATATTCGCTACCGATGTAGATAAAGAAGTTATTCAGATTGCTTCGCGTGGTATTTATCCCGAAAGTATAACCCAGGTGTTGCCGCCGCCAATGTTGGCTAAGTATTTTGTGCGCCGCAGCAACGATTATATTGTGTGTGAACCCATCCGCAAAATGATCATTTTTGCGCACCACGATGTAGGTAAAGATGCCCCATTTAGTAAAGTAGATTTAATAAGTTGCCGCAACATGCTTATATACATGGACGGCAGCTTGCAACATAAAGTACTACAAGCTTTTCATTTTGCGCTAAACATAGGGGGATTTTTATTTCTGGGTCCTAGTGAGAATTTAGGCGCTTTAAAGCATTATTTCGCCGAAATAAGCCGTAAATGGAAAATATTTAAAAATCTGGAAGCTTCGCGCAAAACGTTGCCCCAAAATATAATGGTGCGCCAATTACAAGTTGATTCGCGAATTCCTGAACCTTCCAAGAATAAAAGAAATAAACAAAGTATTCAGCAACATATAGGCGATATTTTTAATAGTACTCTGGTAGAAGAATATAATTACGCCGGAATTTGCATCGACGAAAACTATCGGCTGTTGCACGCTATTGGCGATTACAAAAAATACTTAGACTTGCCCGATTGGCAATTGCAATTTAGTTTAACTAAAATGGTTCCCGAAGATTTGGCTGTAACACTGGGTGCTTCTATTAGAAAAGTAGCAAAAACCAATCAAAAAGCTATTTTACGAAACGTAAAGCTAACCCGTAATGGCTCCTCGCAAATAATTAATATTGTAATCAAACCATTTTTGGGAGGCGAATACAACGAGCGGTTTTTATTTGTTTTATTTTCGGAAGCTATCCTGCCTAAAAATCAAAAGGCAAGAACGCAACATATTTCTGCTTCGAACCACCATGAGCAAATTATTGCTTTAGAACAAGAGCTTAATGAAACTAAGGAAAACTTATACTCTACTTTTGAAGAACTAGAAGTATCAAACGAAGAGCTGCAATCGAATAATGAGGAATTACTCTCGGCTAACGAAGAACTACAAAGCACCAACGAGGAACTACAATCGTTAAACGAAGAGTTGCATACCGTTAACACCGAACATCAACAAAAAATCAAAGAGTTAATTGAATTAAACGAAGATCTGGATAATTATTTCCGCAATGCCGATATCGGACAAATGTTTGTGGATCAACAACTAACTATAAGGAAGTTTACTCCTGCAATTATTAACCAGATTAATTTAATTCCGAGCGACATTGGTCGGCCGCTTGCTCATTTCTCCAATAATTTATTATATAATCATTTTATTGAAGATATTCAAACGGTAATAGATACCGGTAACCGCATTGAAAAAGAAATTCAAATAAGGAATGGCAGTTATTATTTGATGCGCCTGGCTCCTTATTTAAAACAAACCAATAAATTAGACGGTGTAGTTATAACCTTTGTAGACGTAACCCTATTAAAAAATTTAAATAATACTCTTCAGGGTATTTTAAACAGTTCCATTAATGGTATTGCTGCTTTAAAAGCAATTAGAAGCTCCGATAATCAAATTATTGATTTTGAATGGAGCATGGCCAATGAGGCTTTTGGCCGTTTATTAAAGAAAGATCCCATGCAATTTCCTGGCAAAAGTTTACTCACCGAAATGCCGGGCATGAAAAAGAGTCGATTATTTAATCGTTTTGTACAAGTAGTAAACACCGGCGAATTACTAAATTTTGAACATTACTACGAATATGATGAACTGGAGAGTTGGTTCCATACAGTAGCCACTAAAGTAGAAGATGGACTAACTGTTACATTTGCTGATATTACCGAGAAAAAAATAGCCGAGCAAAAATTATTATCGGCTTACCAGGAATTGCAGTCAGCGGAAGAAAATCTTAAAAAATTAAACAACCAATTAGAAGAACGTATTGGCGCACGTACCCGGGAACTATCAGCGAGTGAAGAGCGCTTCCGGCTTATTTCTCTAGCCACCAACGATGTTATCTGGGATTGGACCATGATGAACAACAAGGTATGGTGGAATGAAGGTTTTAAAACGATGTTCGATTATACTTCGGAACAAATAGAGCCTGGGGTAGAATCGTGGTTTGATCGCATTCATCCCGAAGACAAAGATCGGATTATAAGTAGTTTAAACGATGCCATCAATAGCAGCCAAGAGCAATGGTCGGCCGAATACCGCTTCCGGAAAGCCGATGATTCGTATGCTTATGTTTTTAACCGGGCGTTTATCATCTTAAACGAAAACCGAATTCCTTACCGGATGTTGGGTTCATTAATTGATTTAACTAATTTAAAGTTAGCGCAGGAAGAACTGCGTAAAACTAATGTAAACCTACTGCGCATTAATAACGATTTAGATAATTTTGTTTATACCGCCTCGCACGACTTAAAATCACCAATCTCCAACATAGAAGGCTTGTTGTACCATCTGGAATTGGAGTTGGAAAATGCCGATGACCATATTCTGGAAATTCTGAGTCATATCAAGAAGTCCGTCGATCGGTTTAAAGCTACCATTAAAGACCTGGCAGAAATTACCAAAGCCGAAAAGTTGGATGCAGATGATGTGGCGGAGGTAAACATAGAAGATTTGGTGGAAGATATTAAGCTTAGCATCAATAACTTAATCGAAGAATCAGATGCTGTTATAGAAATTAACTGCCAGGAGTGCCCCACCATCAAATTTTCTAAAACCAACTTACGAAGTATTTTATACAACTTAATTAGTAATTCTATTAAATACCGCGACCCAGATCGACCATTGCTCATCCGAATAGCGACGGAGAAAACAAAGGATCATGCTATTTTAACGGTTAAGGATAACGGATTAGGAATTGAAGAAGCACAGCAATCTAAGTTATTTGGCATGTTTAAACGGTTCCACAACCACGTAGAAGGTTCGGGAGTAGGTCTTTATATTGTTAATAAAATTGTAAAAAATGCCGATGGCAAAATTGAAGTGTTTAGTAAACCAAACCAAGGTACTACTTTCAAAATATTACTAAAAAGTGAGTTAGATAGTTAA
- a CDS encoding PA0069 family radical SAM protein, with the protein MEEPEYLKGRGAQFNPANRFRKNEYVTEHLEGLDEPFLQNSKTEFFSESPKKIINKIESPDLGLSYSMNPYQGCEHGCIYCYARNTHEYWGYSAGLDFERKIIIKHNAPETLAAQLEHPKWQVLPLMLAGNTDCYQPIEQKMQLTRRMLQVLLEYRHPVSIITKNSLILRDLDILKQLDKLNLLHVNISLTTLNEELRLRLEPRTAAAAKRLSVIKILSSAGISVNVMLAPIIPGLNDHEIPEIMRQAADHGASSAAYNIVRLNGSIGDIFRNWIATNYPDRAEKVLNQIAACHGGKINDSTFGRRMTGEGQWAETIGNLFRVAKQKYMQGRQMKPYNYHLFCTKAGKQLNLF; encoded by the coding sequence ATGGAAGAGCCAGAATATTTAAAAGGTCGGGGTGCCCAATTTAATCCGGCTAATCGTTTCCGGAAGAATGAATACGTTACAGAACACCTGGAAGGATTAGATGAGCCATTTCTGCAAAACTCTAAAACCGAGTTTTTTTCTGAGTCGCCTAAAAAGATTATTAACAAGATAGAAAGTCCGGATTTAGGACTTTCCTACTCCATGAATCCTTACCAAGGCTGCGAACACGGCTGTATTTATTGTTATGCCCGCAATACGCACGAATATTGGGGTTACAGTGCCGGTTTAGATTTTGAAAGAAAAATTATTATTAAGCATAACGCTCCCGAAACTCTCGCCGCCCAACTCGAACATCCTAAATGGCAGGTATTGCCTCTTATGTTAGCAGGTAATACCGATTGCTACCAACCCATAGAACAAAAAATGCAGCTTACCCGGCGAATGCTGCAGGTGCTGTTAGAATACCGGCACCCGGTAAGTATTATTACCAAAAACTCGCTCATTCTCCGGGATTTAGATATTTTAAAGCAGTTAGATAAATTAAATTTACTTCATGTAAATATTTCGCTCACTACCTTAAACGAAGAACTCCGGCTGCGCCTGGAACCTCGTACTGCGGCAGCGGCTAAACGCTTAAGTGTAATAAAAATATTAAGCAGTGCCGGAATTTCGGTAAATGTAATGTTGGCACCTATTATTCCCGGACTTAACGACCATGAAATACCAGAAATAATGCGGCAAGCCGCTGACCACGGCGCCTCTTCTGCGGCTTATAATATTGTGCGTTTAAACGGATCTATTGGCGATATATTCCGGAATTGGATAGCCACGAATTACCCAGACCGGGCCGAGAAAGTATTAAATCAAATTGCTGCCTGCCACGGCGGAAAAATAAACGATAGCACATTTGGTCGCCGGATGACGGGTGAGGGCCAATGGGCAGAAACCATAGGCAATTTGTTCCGGGTAGCTAAACAAAAGTATATGCAAGGCCGGCAAATGAAACCCTATAACTACCATCTGTTTTGTACTAAAGCCGGCAAACAGCTGAATTTATTTTGA
- a CDS encoding DUF4890 domain-containing protein, with the protein MKKVLIALAVGFFTVSASYAQTNNQVNTEQQTLKRERATPEQRALRQTKMMSKSLDLTAEQEAQLQTLNLKRLNEMQGLRGKFNSTDGSQNNGFRKEAKVLRDNYETQLKSILTTEQFTKYQTQRKEMREHGSPKMRERNS; encoded by the coding sequence ATGAAAAAGGTATTAATTGCTCTTGCTGTTGGTTTCTTTACTGTTTCTGCATCTTACGCCCAAACAAATAACCAGGTAAACACCGAACAACAGACATTAAAACGCGAACGTGCTACTCCAGAGCAGCGGGCATTGCGTCAAACCAAAATGATGTCGAAATCTTTAGATTTAACTGCTGAACAAGAAGCCCAACTGCAAACATTAAATCTAAAACGATTAAACGAGATGCAAGGCTTAAGGGGTAAATTTAATAGTACGGATGGTTCACAGAATAATGGCTTTAGGAAAGAAGCTAAAGTTCTTCGGGATAATTATGAAACTCAGCTTAAAAGCATTTTAACCACAGAACAATTTACAAAGTACCAGACTCAACGAAAAGAAATGCGGGAGCATGGGTCTCCCAAAATGCGCGAAAGAAATTCATGA
- a CDS encoding M3 family metallopeptidase, translated as MNPLLNHFATPFNTAPFSSINIEHYLPAIEQAIQTGKQEIQQITTNPAPATFENTIVALERSGELLDRISSIFFNLNAAETNSELQQLAKQISPMLAAYGNDIILDEELFRRINQVYESKNQLTLNAEEATLLDKTYKSFIRNGANLSENEKSSLREIDNQLSRLSLEFGENVLHETNQFSLEVTNPEDLKGLPESVREASAQAALEAGKENSWLFTLHLPSYIPFMMYAGNRQLRRQLYQAYATRGCQNNDYDNQTVVLDIVKLRQERAQLLGFETHAHFVLQERMAENPDKVQHFLQDLLIHAKPVAKQEVEELTTYAKQINGPEELQRWDLSFYSEKLKKEKFTIDDEILKPYFQLEKVIEGVFAVSNKLYGLVYKENTEIETYHPDVKVYEVEDEEGRHVGIFYCDFFPRPGKRNGAWMTSYRSQQKVNGSDQRPHVAIVCNFTKPTSSKPALLTFNEVRTLFHEFGHALHGLLANSTYSSLSGTHVYWDFVELPSQVFENWTTEKESLDLFARHYQTGEPIPDDLIQRIKDSTNFMSGYATLRQIGLARLDLAWHTTQANTVEDVFTFENKTLAETEIFTFVPGANTSCSFSHIFQGGYSSGYYSYKWAEVLDADAFEFFQEKGVFNKQTATLFKQHILSAGGSEPPMILYKRFRGKEPSPMALLKRNGLLKV; from the coding sequence ATGAATCCGCTTTTAAACCATTTCGCTACTCCTTTTAATACGGCTCCTTTTTCATCTATTAATATTGAACACTATTTACCTGCTATAGAGCAAGCTATTCAAACGGGTAAACAAGAAATACAGCAAATTACAACTAATCCGGCCCCGGCTACTTTTGAAAATACCATTGTAGCTTTGGAGCGCAGCGGGGAGTTGCTCGATAGAATCTCCAGTATTTTCTTTAACCTGAACGCGGCCGAAACTAATTCAGAATTGCAGCAACTGGCCAAGCAAATTTCACCTATGTTAGCTGCCTACGGCAACGATATTATCTTAGACGAAGAACTTTTCCGGCGGATTAATCAGGTTTACGAAAGTAAAAATCAACTTACATTAAATGCCGAAGAAGCCACCTTGCTGGATAAAACCTATAAAAGCTTTATCCGGAACGGTGCGAATTTATCGGAAAATGAAAAAAGCAGTTTACGCGAAATAGACAACCAGCTATCCCGTTTGTCCTTAGAATTTGGAGAAAATGTGCTGCATGAAACGAATCAGTTTTCCCTGGAAGTAACGAACCCTGAAGATTTAAAAGGACTTCCGGAATCCGTCAGAGAAGCCTCGGCTCAAGCTGCTTTAGAAGCGGGTAAAGAAAATTCGTGGCTATTTACCTTGCATTTACCCAGCTACATTCCTTTTATGATGTACGCCGGAAACCGGCAACTTCGCCGGCAACTTTACCAGGCTTATGCCACAAGGGGGTGCCAGAACAACGATTATGATAATCAAACGGTAGTACTGGATATTGTTAAGTTAAGGCAAGAACGCGCGCAATTATTAGGTTTTGAAACGCATGCCCATTTTGTTTTGCAAGAAAGAATGGCCGAAAACCCCGATAAGGTTCAACACTTTTTGCAGGATTTATTAATCCACGCCAAACCGGTAGCTAAGCAGGAAGTTGAAGAGTTAACAACGTATGCTAAGCAAATAAATGGTCCGGAAGAATTACAGCGTTGGGATTTATCTTTTTATTCAGAAAAATTAAAGAAAGAGAAATTCACCATTGATGATGAAATTCTGAAACCTTATTTTCAGCTGGAAAAAGTTATTGAAGGGGTATTTGCGGTTTCTAATAAATTATATGGTTTAGTGTATAAAGAAAATACCGAAATTGAAACCTATCATCCGGATGTAAAAGTGTACGAAGTGGAAGATGAAGAAGGACGGCACGTAGGCATTTTCTACTGCGATTTCTTTCCCCGTCCGGGAAAACGCAATGGTGCCTGGATGACTTCCTACCGGTCGCAACAAAAAGTTAACGGCTCCGATCAACGGCCGCATGTAGCAATTGTTTGTAATTTTACCAAGCCCACTTCCAGCAAACCCGCTTTACTTACTTTTAACGAAGTACGGACTTTATTTCATGAATTTGGTCATGCATTGCACGGCTTACTCGCCAATAGTACTTATTCGAGCCTTTCTGGTACGCACGTGTATTGGGATTTTGTGGAGCTTCCTTCCCAGGTTTTTGAGAATTGGACTACCGAAAAAGAAAGTTTGGATTTATTTGCCCGTCATTACCAAACCGGTGAGCCAATTCCCGATGATCTGATTCAACGCATTAAGGATAGTACCAACTTTATGTCGGGTTACGCTACTTTGCGGCAAATTGGTTTGGCCCGTTTAGATCTAGCCTGGCATACCACCCAGGCCAATACCGTAGAAGATGTATTTACTTTTGAAAACAAAACGTTAGCCGAAACTGAAATTTTCACTTTTGTACCGGGAGCTAATACCAGTTGTTCTTTTTCGCATATTTTTCAAGGCGGTTATTCTTCGGGTTATTACAGTTATAAATGGGCGGAAGTACTCGATGCCGATGCCTTTGAGTTTTTCCAGGAAAAAGGCGTATTTAATAAGCAAACAGCCACTTTGTTTAAGCAACACATATTATCGGCCGGAGGCAGTGAACCTCCTATGATTTTGTATAAACGTTTCCGCGGTAAAGAGCCTTCTCCAATGGCTTTGCTCAAGCGTAACGGATTGCTCAAAGTATAA
- a CDS encoding M13 family metallopeptidase has translation MTITYYRLGALALTGLYLAGCSTTVPTQQATTTDTAASPATVSTPKMNMGVGLDPANLDTTQSPCADFFQYANGGWIKNNPVPAAERRWGSFEELADKNYAVQRNILTEAAANTSAPKGSNSQKVGDFFGSGMDSTAIEQSGITPLKPYFDKVAAIKDAKGLLTTVAQLKKSGISGMFSFYVGQDDKKSTEYAIFLNQGGLGLPDRDYYLKEDERSKNIRAEYVKHLQNMFTLLGDDATMAQKNATKVMSLETRLAKASRTRVELRDPQANYNKMTIAQLQKQTPATNWNLLLTLMGAKNVNEVIVGQPAFFKELNTLVKTSSLSDWKTYLRWHLIHSTAPYLNQAYVQENFNFYGKVLSGTKALQPRWKRVLRTTDAAIGEAMGQLYVEKTFTPEAKAKALEMVKNLRDAFQEHVQQLDWMSETTKKQALVKLDAFAVKIGYPDKWKDYADLNVGRESYVTNVLQANEFDFNYNVNKLGKPIDRAEWGMTPPTVNAYYNPSMNEIVFPAGIMQPPFFDPKADDAVNYGGMGAVIGHEITHGFDDQGRQYDAEGNLKDWWTKTDADQFTKRADMVVNQYGAYEVLPAVKVNGSLTLGENLADIGGLNIAYTALQKALAGKNKDKIAGFTPEQRFFLAWAQIWRVNGTEQYFNQQVQTDPHSPGRFRTNGPLTNMPQFYEAFGCKPGDKMVKPAGEQIKIW, from the coding sequence ATGACAATAACCTATTACCGGCTAGGTGCCTTAGCCTTAACCGGACTTTATCTGGCTGGTTGCAGTACTACCGTTCCTACGCAGCAGGCCACTACCACCGACACTGCCGCTAGCCCGGCTACTGTTTCAACTCCCAAAATGAATATGGGAGTAGGCTTAGATCCGGCAAACCTCGATACCACGCAATCTCCCTGCGCCGATTTCTTTCAGTATGCGAATGGTGGCTGGATTAAAAATAATCCGGTGCCGGCAGCAGAAAGACGTTGGGGCAGTTTTGAAGAACTAGCCGACAAGAACTATGCTGTACAGCGCAATATTTTAACCGAGGCCGCCGCAAACACTTCCGCACCCAAAGGCAGTAACTCGCAAAAAGTTGGCGATTTTTTTGGTTCTGGCATGGATTCTACCGCTATTGAACAATCGGGTATAACCCCGCTGAAGCCTTATTTTGATAAAGTTGCAGCCATTAAAGATGCAAAAGGTTTGCTGACCACCGTGGCACAATTAAAAAAATCCGGCATTAGTGGAATGTTTAGTTTTTATGTTGGTCAGGATGATAAAAAAAGCACGGAGTACGCCATCTTTTTAAACCAGGGTGGTTTAGGTTTACCCGATCGCGACTATTACCTGAAAGAAGACGAGCGTTCTAAAAATATCCGGGCAGAGTACGTGAAACATTTACAGAACATGTTCACGCTACTCGGCGACGATGCAACTATGGCGCAAAAGAATGCCACTAAAGTAATGAGCCTGGAAACTCGGCTTGCCAAAGCTTCCCGCACTCGTGTAGAGTTGCGCGATCCACAGGCCAACTATAACAAAATGACCATTGCCCAATTGCAGAAACAAACCCCAGCCACCAACTGGAACCTGCTCTTAACGCTAATGGGAGCTAAGAACGTAAACGAAGTAATTGTGGGGCAACCTGCATTCTTTAAAGAATTAAACACCTTGGTTAAAACCAGTTCTCTAAGCGATTGGAAAACGTATCTTCGCTGGCATTTAATTCATTCTACGGCTCCGTATCTGAACCAGGCTTATGTACAAGAAAATTTTAATTTTTACGGAAAGGTACTTAGTGGCACCAAAGCCTTACAACCTCGCTGGAAACGCGTATTGCGCACCACCGATGCCGCTATTGGCGAAGCAATGGGACAGTTGTACGTAGAAAAAACTTTTACCCCCGAAGCAAAAGCCAAGGCTCTGGAAATGGTGAAAAACCTGCGCGATGCTTTTCAGGAGCACGTACAGCAATTAGATTGGATGAGCGAAACCACTAAAAAACAAGCTTTGGTAAAATTAGATGCCTTTGCGGTTAAGATTGGTTATCCTGATAAATGGAAAGATTATGCGGACTTGAATGTTGGTCGGGAATCTTACGTAACGAATGTGCTGCAAGCAAATGAATTTGATTTTAATTATAATGTAAACAAGCTGGGCAAACCTATCGATCGTGCAGAATGGGGCATGACACCACCTACGGTAAATGCTTATTATAATCCTTCCATGAATGAGATTGTGTTTCCGGCCGGTATTATGCAACCTCCGTTTTTTGATCCAAAAGCCGATGATGCGGTAAACTATGGCGGTATGGGCGCCGTGATAGGTCACGAAATTACCCATGGCTTCGACGATCAAGGCCGCCAGTACGATGCCGAAGGAAACCTGAAAGATTGGTGGACAAAAACTGATGCCGACCAATTTACCAAGCGGGCTGATATGGTAGTAAACCAATACGGGGCCTACGAAGTGTTGCCTGCGGTTAAAGTAAATGGTAGCTTAACCTTGGGCGAAAACCTGGCCGATATTGGTGGTTTAAACATTGCCTATACGGCACTGCAAAAAGCATTAGCTGGTAAGAATAAAGACAAAATTGCCGGTTTTACCCCAGAGCAGCGATTCTTTTTAGCGTGGGCCCAAATCTGGCGGGTAAATGGCACCGAGCAATATTTTAACCAGCAAGTACAAACCGATCCGCACTCACCTGGTCGTTTCCGTACCAACGGACCTTTAACCAACATGCCGCAATTTTACGAGGCTTTTGGTTGCAAACCCGGCGATAAAATGGTAAAACCCGCAGGTGAACAAATTAAAATTTGGTAA